From Acinetobacter lwoffii, a single genomic window includes:
- a CDS encoding FAD-dependent monooxygenase, which yields MSLNQTNEILDVVIIGGGLVGGLTALLLAQGGMQPTVLDAAPILDADKTLKVANPRVLALSQATIHLLKTVGVWENLARQQPYTGMQVWNKNGYGEINFGQSSEKTPSVEQALGSMVEPSILNLAIQQKMLEDVQDYRTQVKVSRIERGVGVWIIHLADGTQLQTKLVIGADGANSFVREQAFIDIDVLDYKQAGISCAIKTAQPHQHMARQIFLETGPLAFLPMASLNPEEQGHWQSIVWTLPEDYAEEYAALSDAEFTQLLTRESQHMLGGVLEATPRATFPLKARAAQQYVQDGLALIGDAAHVIHPLAGQGVNIGCLDAAVLCDVLLHDQARGVWAHEQTLKRYEHRRKGQNDAMMHSMSAIGWMETTLFFPMVWARNFGLKQVENQPMLKDAFMAQANGLGLLKDTRYAA from the coding sequence ATGAGCTTAAATCAAACTAACGAAATATTAGACGTCGTCATTATTGGCGGTGGATTGGTGGGTGGGCTTACAGCGCTTCTGTTAGCCCAAGGTGGCATGCAGCCTACAGTTCTGGATGCAGCGCCAATTCTGGATGCAGATAAAACCTTAAAGGTGGCCAATCCGCGTGTCCTGGCTCTCAGTCAGGCAACCATTCACTTGTTAAAGACGGTGGGGGTCTGGGAAAATTTAGCACGTCAGCAGCCTTATACCGGCATGCAGGTCTGGAATAAAAATGGCTATGGCGAAATCAATTTTGGCCAGTCTTCAGAAAAAACACCATCGGTAGAGCAGGCTTTAGGCTCGATGGTGGAGCCAAGCATTTTGAATCTAGCTATTCAGCAAAAGATGCTTGAAGATGTTCAAGATTATAGAACACAGGTCAAAGTTAGCCGCATCGAACGTGGCGTCGGTGTGTGGATCATTCATCTGGCTGATGGTACACAACTCCAAACTAAACTGGTGATTGGCGCAGATGGTGCAAACTCCTTTGTCCGTGAGCAAGCGTTTATCGATATTGATGTACTGGACTATAAACAGGCGGGCATCAGTTGTGCCATTAAAACTGCACAACCTCATCAGCATATGGCACGTCAGATTTTTCTCGAAACCGGTCCATTGGCTTTTCTACCTATGGCCAGCCTTAATCCGGAAGAGCAGGGACACTGGCAATCGATTGTCTGGACCTTGCCAGAGGATTATGCCGAAGAATATGCAGCGTTGTCAGATGCTGAGTTTACCCAGCTATTAACCCGTGAAAGCCAGCATATGCTGGGTGGAGTCTTAGAGGCGACACCACGTGCCACTTTCCCTTTAAAAGCCCGCGCCGCCCAGCAATACGTTCAAGATGGTTTAGCACTGATTGGAGATGCCGCACATGTCATTCATCCACTAGCAGGTCAAGGGGTGAATATTGGCTGTCTGGATGCTGCCGTGCTTTGTGATGTTTTGCTGCATGATCAGGCGCGTGGCGTATGGGCACATGAGCAGACCCTAAAACGCTATGAGCATCGCCGTAAGGGCCAGAACGATGCCATGATGCACAGCATGTCTGCGATTGGCTGGATGGAAACCACATTATTCTTCCCGATGGTTTGGGCACGCAATTTCGGCCTGAAACAGGTAGAAAATCAGCCCATGTTGAAAGATGCATTTATGGCGCAAGCCAATGGTCTGGGTTTACTTAAAGACACACGCTACGCAGCTTAA